One segment of Streptomyces sp. NBC_00576 DNA contains the following:
- a CDS encoding carbohydrate ABC transporter permease, translating into MTGRRAARRKEPPPAPPTGTPGPPPPPPRARLWRGVTPWLFLIAPLALLLTFTYAPIVNMVAYSFTDWDGVSPELHYTGTENYTELLTRPELFEVFFVSGYYLAASALQIVAALYFATILSFNVRFRSFFKGVLFFPYLINGVAIGFVFLYFFQDGGTLDSVLSLFGVHTDHAWLGTPESANISLAGVSVWRYMGLNFVLFLGAIQSIPRELYEAAELDGANRWHQFRYIIAPGIKPVLSLTVILSISGSLSVFEIPYIMTGGATGTETFVIQTVKLAFQFNKTGLASAAAVVLLLIVLAATWVQRRLVPDDRVDLV; encoded by the coding sequence ATGACGGGACGAAGGGCGGCGCGACGAAAGGAACCGCCGCCCGCGCCCCCCACCGGCACCCCCGGACCGCCTCCACCCCCGCCCAGGGCACGCCTGTGGCGGGGCGTGACCCCCTGGCTGTTCCTGATCGCCCCGCTCGCGCTGCTGCTGACCTTCACCTACGCGCCGATCGTCAACATGGTCGCCTACAGCTTCACCGACTGGGACGGCGTCAGCCCCGAACTGCACTACACGGGCACCGAGAACTACACCGAACTCCTCACGCGCCCCGAGCTGTTCGAGGTGTTCTTCGTCAGTGGCTACTACCTGGCCGCCTCCGCGCTCCAGATCGTCGCCGCGCTCTACTTCGCGACGATCCTCAGCTTCAATGTCCGTTTCCGGAGCTTCTTCAAGGGCGTGCTGTTCTTCCCGTACCTGATCAACGGGGTCGCGATCGGCTTCGTGTTCCTCTACTTCTTCCAGGACGGCGGCACCCTCGACTCGGTGCTCAGCCTCTTCGGCGTCCACACGGACCATGCCTGGCTGGGCACACCGGAGTCGGCGAACATCTCGCTCGCCGGCGTCTCGGTGTGGCGCTACATGGGCCTGAACTTCGTTCTGTTCCTGGGCGCGATCCAGTCCATTCCGCGGGAGTTGTACGAGGCCGCGGAACTCGACGGGGCGAACCGCTGGCACCAGTTCCGGTACATCATCGCGCCGGGCATCAAACCGGTGCTGAGCCTGACCGTGATCCTGTCGATCTCGGGATCCCTGTCGGTCTTCGAGATCCCGTACATCATGACCGGCGGGGCGACCGGCACCGAGACGTTCGTGATCCAGACGGTGAAGCTGGCGTTCCAGTTCAACAAGACGGGGCTCGCCTCGGCGGCGGCCGTCGTACTGCTGCTGATCGTGCTGGCCGCGACCTGGGTGCAGCGGCGGCTCGTTCCGGACGACAGGGTGGACCTCGTATGA
- a CDS encoding extracellular solute-binding protein, which translates to MNRRTIPALLTAGLLLSACTGTGGTSKGADAKAVDDPSKVSGTIKVLTVRTDLVQDGTMKKYADDFRKTYPKVKVEFEALTNYEAEVKIRMNTENYGDVLLIPAVIKKSDYPKFFASLGTQAERAKKYRFTDYTTVGGKVYGQSPIGVSPGFLYNKKVWREAGITDWPTTPAEFITALKAIKSKTDADPYYTNFAAQWPLTSWTSVNGSVGCDTGATTKLVESDPWAKGADLRVGDTLLYDIVHDGLAEKDPTTTNWEASKPRMAKGQIATQWLGTWAIIQFQDAAKKAGTDPADIGFMPFPAQVDGKFCAVIGPDYNQAVNVHSKHKEAARAWIDWFTDKSGYGEDNLAISPLKDAPLPTVLQPYEDAGVKFIEVDDKAGAQLKLIDTESEVGLYAPDYRQDLVDLARGARKGSLDDFLGDLGKRWTDAQQSVGTQ; encoded by the coding sequence ATGAACCGCCGAACGATTCCCGCACTCCTCACCGCCGGCCTGCTGCTTTCCGCGTGCACAGGAACCGGAGGAACCTCAAAGGGCGCCGATGCCAAGGCTGTTGACGACCCGTCAAAAGTGAGTGGAACCATCAAGGTCCTCACCGTGCGGACCGATCTCGTGCAGGACGGCACGATGAAGAAGTACGCCGACGACTTCCGGAAGACGTATCCGAAGGTGAAGGTCGAGTTCGAGGCGCTCACCAACTACGAGGCCGAAGTCAAGATCCGTATGAACACGGAGAACTACGGCGATGTCCTGCTGATCCCCGCGGTGATCAAGAAGAGCGACTACCCGAAGTTCTTCGCCTCGCTGGGCACCCAGGCGGAGCGCGCCAAGAAGTATCGCTTCACCGACTACACCACCGTCGGGGGCAAGGTCTACGGCCAGAGCCCGATCGGGGTGTCCCCCGGGTTCCTCTACAACAAAAAGGTCTGGCGGGAGGCCGGGATCACCGACTGGCCCACCACACCCGCCGAGTTCATCACCGCCCTGAAGGCGATCAAGTCGAAGACGGACGCGGACCCGTACTACACCAACTTCGCCGCCCAGTGGCCGCTCACGTCATGGACGTCCGTCAACGGCTCGGTCGGCTGCGACACCGGGGCGACGACGAAACTGGTCGAGAGCGACCCCTGGGCCAAGGGCGCCGACCTGCGCGTCGGCGACACCCTGCTCTACGACATCGTGCACGACGGGCTCGCAGAGAAGGACCCGACGACCACCAACTGGGAGGCGTCCAAACCCCGTATGGCGAAGGGTCAGATCGCCACGCAGTGGCTCGGCACCTGGGCGATCATCCAGTTCCAGGACGCGGCCAAGAAGGCCGGCACCGACCCCGCCGACATCGGGTTCATGCCGTTCCCGGCCCAGGTGGACGGCAAGTTCTGCGCGGTGATCGGTCCCGACTACAACCAGGCGGTCAACGTCCACAGCAAGCACAAGGAGGCGGCCCGCGCCTGGATCGACTGGTTCACCGACAAGTCCGGTTACGGGGAGGACAACCTGGCCATCTCTCCGCTCAAGGACGCTCCGCTGCCCACCGTGCTCCAGCCGTACGAGGACGCCGGAGTGAAGTTCATCGAGGTCGACGACAAGGCGGGCGCCCAGCTCAAGCTCATCGACACCGAGTCGGAGGTCGGCCTCTACGCCCCCGACTACCGTCAGGATCTCGTCGACCTGGCCCGCGGCGCCCGCAAGGGCAGCCTCGACGACTTCCTCGGGGACCTCGGCAAGCGCTGGACCGACGCCCAGCAGTCCGTGGGGACGCAGTGA
- a CDS encoding glycoside hydrolase family 2 protein, translating to MLEATPLTEGWTVRYEGGEGGELPATVPGCVHTDLLAAGVIPDPFIGRNETEVAWVGRREWTYETQLAAPSVHGRHEVHEQTDLVFDGLDTAAEIRLDGQLLGRVRNMHRSYRFDVTGMTGRLSVRFASAYAEAEAVRERLGERPGAYAEPYQYIRKMACSFGWDWGPTLVTAGIWRPARLEHWSTARIARVRPEVTVDEHGLGHVELAVDVERTRVEAGLTLEARVSGRGLSGGGEVLARGEIDGTSGVVRLEVPDAELWWPRGYGQQALYDVELTLRHADVLLDGWRRRVGFRTVGLDTSSDAHGTGFTLVVNGERLFARGVNWIPDDVFPSRITRERYRERLTQAAGAGVDLVRVWGGGIYESEDFYDACDELGLLVWQDFPFACAAYPEEQPLRGEVEAEARENVVRLMPHPSLVLWNGNNENLWGFRDWAWEQRLAGESWGEGYYLGVLPRVVAELDPTRPYTAGSPWSGSWERHPNDPAHGTHHSWEVWNREDYADYRLEVPRFVAEFGWQAPAAYATMRRALPGERLAADSSGMLHHQKAEDGNGKLERGLARHFPLPEGDFDRWHYLTQVNQARAVATGIEHWRAHWPVCAGTIVWQLNDCWPVTSWAAIDGDGREKPLYHELRRLYADRLLSLQVRGEDVVLAVVNQTAERWAGTVELRRVSVDGGVAGESVRVPFVAERRAVAEVRVPGDVVPVGAKEFLVADVEGAEGAERAEGADGVGLRALYFPVRDSEIPYPRPEFDVSVGPGAVTVTARTLVRDLLLQADRLDPGARADRGLVTLLPGEQVTIGVRGWETPDAETARSALYCVEPAR from the coding sequence ATGCTGGAGGCCACACCACTCACCGAGGGCTGGACCGTGCGGTACGAGGGAGGCGAGGGGGGCGAACTGCCTGCCACCGTCCCCGGGTGCGTGCACACCGACCTGCTGGCGGCCGGAGTGATCCCGGACCCCTTCATCGGCCGGAACGAGACCGAGGTCGCGTGGGTGGGGCGCCGGGAGTGGACCTACGAGACACAGCTCGCGGCCCCTTCGGTCCATGGCCGGCACGAGGTTCATGAGCAGACCGATCTCGTCTTCGACGGGCTCGACACCGCCGCCGAGATCCGGCTCGACGGTCAACTCCTCGGCCGGGTACGGAACATGCACCGCTCGTACCGCTTCGATGTGACCGGTATGACTGGGCGGCTGTCCGTGCGGTTCGCTTCCGCGTACGCCGAGGCCGAGGCCGTTCGGGAGCGGCTGGGCGAGCGGCCCGGCGCCTATGCCGAGCCCTATCAGTACATCCGGAAGATGGCCTGCTCCTTCGGCTGGGACTGGGGTCCGACCCTCGTCACCGCCGGGATCTGGCGGCCGGCGCGCCTGGAGCACTGGTCGACGGCCCGGATCGCCCGGGTGCGCCCCGAGGTGACGGTGGACGAACACGGGCTGGGACACGTCGAGTTGGCGGTCGACGTCGAGCGCACCAGAGTCGAGGCCGGGCTCACCCTGGAGGCGCGGGTGAGTGGTCGCGGCCTTTCCGGTGGCGGTGAGGTCCTGGCGCGGGGCGAGATCGACGGGACCAGCGGTGTCGTACGGCTCGAAGTGCCCGACGCGGAGCTGTGGTGGCCGCGTGGATACGGGCAACAGGCTTTGTACGACGTTGAGTTGACGCTCCGTCATGCAGACGTCCTGCTGGACGGCTGGCGGCGGCGGGTCGGATTCCGGACCGTCGGGCTCGACACCTCCTCCGACGCCCACGGGACCGGGTTCACCCTGGTCGTCAACGGGGAGCGGCTGTTCGCGCGGGGCGTCAACTGGATCCCGGACGACGTGTTTCCGTCCCGGATCACCCGGGAGCGGTACCGGGAGCGGCTCACGCAGGCGGCCGGCGCCGGTGTGGATCTCGTCCGGGTGTGGGGCGGCGGGATCTACGAGAGCGAGGACTTCTACGACGCCTGCGACGAGTTGGGGCTCCTTGTCTGGCAGGACTTCCCCTTCGCGTGCGCCGCCTACCCCGAGGAGCAGCCGCTGCGGGGTGAGGTGGAGGCGGAGGCCCGGGAGAACGTCGTACGGCTGATGCCGCATCCCTCGCTCGTGCTGTGGAACGGGAACAACGAGAACCTGTGGGGCTTCAGGGACTGGGCATGGGAGCAGCGCCTCGCCGGGGAGTCGTGGGGCGAGGGCTATTACCTGGGCGTACTGCCGCGTGTGGTGGCCGAGTTGGATCCCACACGGCCGTACACGGCGGGCAGTCCCTGGTCCGGGTCCTGGGAGCGGCATCCGAACGATCCGGCGCACGGTACGCACCACTCGTGGGAGGTGTGGAACCGGGAGGACTACGCCGACTATCGGCTCGAAGTCCCGCGTTTCGTGGCCGAGTTCGGGTGGCAGGCACCGGCCGCGTACGCCACTATGCGGCGCGCGCTGCCGGGTGAGCGGCTCGCCGCCGACTCCTCCGGCATGCTGCACCACCAGAAGGCGGAGGACGGGAACGGGAAGCTGGAGCGCGGGCTCGCCCGGCATTTCCCCTTGCCGGAAGGGGACTTCGACCGCTGGCACTACCTCACCCAGGTCAACCAGGCCCGGGCCGTCGCCACCGGGATCGAGCACTGGCGTGCGCACTGGCCGGTGTGTGCGGGGACGATCGTGTGGCAGCTCAACGACTGCTGGCCGGTGACGTCCTGGGCGGCGATCGACGGGGACGGGCGCGAGAAGCCGCTCTACCACGAGCTGCGGCGGCTGTACGCGGACCGACTGCTCAGCCTTCAAGTGCGGGGTGAGGACGTGGTGTTGGCCGTCGTCAATCAGACGGCGGAGCGGTGGGCGGGGACGGTGGAGCTGCGGCGGGTGTCCGTGGACGGGGGCGTTGCCGGCGAGTCGGTGCGGGTCCCGTTCGTGGCGGAGCGACGGGCGGTTGCCGAGGTGCGGGTGCCGGGGGACGTCGTGCCGGTGGGGGCGAAGGAGTTCCTGGTCGCGGACGTCGAGGGGGCAGAGGGGGCAGAGAGAGCAGAGGGAGCCGACGGGGTGGGGCTGCGGGCGCTGTACTTTCCCGTTCGGGACAGTGAAATCCCTTACCCCCGCCCGGAGTTCGACGTGAGTGTCGGTCCGGGGGCGGTTACCGTCACGGCTCGCACCCTCGTACGGGATCTGCTGTTGCAGGCCGACCGGCTGGACCCGGGAGCGCGGGCCGATCGTGGGCTGGTGACCCTGTTGCCCGGGGAACAGGTGACCATCGGGGTGCGCGGCTGGGAGACTCCGGATGCCGAGACCGCCCGATCGGCCCTGTACTGCGTGGAGCCCGCCAGATGA